TTGGTATGGCATTAGGCTTAGTTTGGTACGTATTATTCAACCGTAAAAATTTAGGACGTGTTGGTATGACACCAACAAACCCACTATCACCCGCAGAAAAGAAAAAATACACTGCAATTGTTAGTGGTATTGTAGCCATTATTATCGTTGTACTTATCGTTACATACTTAACGAATACATTATCATTTAACTTAGTAAGTAATACTGTTTTAGTACTTGGTATCGTATTACCAGTTTCATACTTTACAATTATGATTAGAAGTAAAGATGTTACGGATGTAGAACGTTCAAGAGTTAAAGCCTTTATTCCATTATTTATTTTAGGTATGGTGTTCTGGGCTATTCAAGAACAAGGTTCAAATGTACTTAACATTTATGGTATTGAACATTCAGATATGAAATTAAATCTATTAGGATGGAAAACGAACTTCGGTGAAACAATTTTCCAATCTATCAACCCACTTTTCATCCTATTATTTGCACCTGTTGTTTCATTAATTTGGCAAAAATTAGGTAAACGCCAACCAAGTTTACCTATCAAATTTGTGATTGGTGCTGGTTTGGCTGGTATCTCTTATATCTTAATAGGATTAATCGGTACCATTTATGGAAGTGCTCATTTCTCAGTTAACTGGGTTATCCTTTCATACATCATTTGTGTTGTAGGTGAATTGTGTTTATCACCTACTGGTAACAGTGCTGCAGTTAAATTAGCACCAAAAGCATTCAATGCTCAAATGATGAGTTTATGGTTGTTAACTAATGCATCAGCTCAAGCATTTAACGGTACATTAGTTAAATTAATCGATCCTTTAGGTCAAACGAATTACTTTATTTTCTTAGGTACTACAGTCATCGTCATTACATTAGTCATTCTAGCCTTCTCACCAAAAATTGTGAAAGCAATGAGAGGCATTAGATAATAGATTAGAATACAAGCAGTAAGTCGAAATGATTCGGCTTACTGCTTTTTTAGTTTATAATAAAAATCACTATAAAATTTCATTGATTACCTATAAAAGTGGGTATTGAAATATATTAAACAAGAACTTAAGGAAAGTAGGTATAGACGATGACAAAAAAATATAATCATGGTGTGTTATTCTATCATGAACACAGTGGCTTAAAAGATATCTACCAAGGTCTAGGTGAAGTGACAAAGTCTCTAAGTTCTATGTGTAAACACTTTTCCATTCAATTAAGTGAGAATGAAGGGGATATCAAAGGCTATTGCGAATCTATTAAAAATGGACAGTATGGCAACGACATAGATGTGTTATTCATTTTAGGTGGCGATGGTACAGTGAATGAACTGATTAATGGCGTAATGGAGAATGACTTAGATTTACCTATTGGCATTATTCCCGGCGGCACATTCAATGACTTTACTAAAACATTAAACCTAAATCCAAATCATACATTAGCTAGTCAGCAATTATTATCATCACATATACAAACATATGATGTAATGAAAATTAATGATATGTATGCACTTAATTTCGTTGGATTAGGGTTAATTGTACAAAATGCTGAAAATGTACAAGATGGTTCTAAAGACATCTTTGGTAAATTAAGCTATATTGGTTCTACTGTTAAAACATTAATGGATCCTAGCAAGTTCGACTTCACATTAACGATTGATGGTGAAGAGAAAACAGGTAATACCTCAATGATATTAATTGCAAACGGACCTAATATTGGTGGCAGCAGAATTCCTTTAACAGATTTATCTCCACAGGATGGACAATTGAACACCTTTATCTTTGATGATCAAAGTTTCAGCATTCTTAATGATATCTTTAAAAAGCGTGATAGCATGAATTGGAATGAAATCACACAAGGTATTGATCATGTCTCAGGTAAACAAATTAAGCTAACTACTGACCCTAATATGAAAATTGATATTGATGGTGAAATTGCTTTAGAGACACCTATAAATGTCGAAGTGTTACCTGATGCCATCAAATTACTCACCTTCCCTGATCAAAATAATAACCAATGATAACAATGCACTAACTCGCAAAAAATAGGAGCTTGACCACTCATCCATATGATCATCTTTGGATAAGGGCTAGCTCCTATTTTTATTTATCATTTAAAAATAATGCTTCTACATCTTTCCAACCATTTACACGCTTATAATCATGATGATTCATATTATGAACTGCAGTATACATAATAGATTCACCTTCGAAAATAGCAAGTTGACGTGGGTTATCATCAATTAAATAGTCCGCGTTAATAATATTTTTACGACCACAAAAAACAAAATGTTGTGGATCTAAAAATGGAAAATGTTCTAATAACCATTCATATTTATCATGAAATGATGTCGGAACATCCATTGCAGCTGTTGCTATATAAACATCATAATGTTCATTTAACTTTTCTACGACTTCTTGTGCGTTTGGCATAACCTTTAAATGTCTAAAGAATCCTGGCTCTCTAAGTATTTCAGTAACTAATCCGTCATGTTCTGGAATAACATGCTTTAATTTTTGTCCATTTAGTGATTCTACTGTGATTCCTAAATTAGCTCTTTCATTAACACCATCAATGATAGCGCCGAGTGTATCAGCGAGTACTTCATCCATATCTATAGCAATTTTCTTACGAGACATTAAATCTACTCCTCAAATGTAATGTATTCCTAAAGTATAGCAAAAGGACGATTCAGACAAAAGATATAACTCACCTAATATATTACTTTAAAATTTAAATTGTTGTAATACGTCAATCATCTTATCATTTTGTTCTGGGAATCCTACAGTAATTCTTACACCAGTAGGAAATGGTCGTGTAATACAGCCTACTTTTAAGAGTGCTTCATAAAGTGCTTTACTTTTATCTGTTTGTACAAATACAAAGTTAGTTTGACTTGGTAAGAAATGTTTACTTTGAGGTATTTGATAAAATTTTGCACGTTCCTCTGCATTTTTAGCAGTGATCTGTTTTAAGTAGTCTTGATCTTCTAATGCAGCTACTGCGGCATATTCAGATAATCGTGTAACATTGAATGGGGGTCTAATGATATTCCATTTTTCAATTGCTTCATTAGTGGCAACCACATAACCTACACGTAATCCTGCTAATCCATATGCTTTTGAAAAAGTTCTTAGTAAAAATGCATTATCAAATGTTTCCTGTAACTTTAAGGTATCAGGATAATCGTCTGCAGTAACAAATTCAAAGTATGCTTCATCAATGAGTACGGGCACATGGCTTGGT
The DNA window shown above is from Staphylococcus sp. M0911 and carries:
- a CDS encoding peptide MFS transporter, whose product is MKANNSHEQAVQEIPQTGFFGHPRGLGVLFFVEFWERFSYYGMRAMLLFYMYYAIADHGLGIDKTTAMSIMSVYGALIYMSCIPGGWIADRITGTRGATLIGAVLIIIGHICLSLPFAMVGLFASMFFIIIGSGMMKPNISNIVGRLYTKDDTRMDAGFVIFYMSVNFGALISPIILQQFLNVKNFHGGFLIAAIGMALGLVWYVLFNRKNLGRVGMTPTNPLSPAEKKKYTAIVSGIVAIIIVVLIVTYLTNTLSFNLVSNTVLVLGIVLPVSYFTIMIRSKDVTDVERSRVKAFIPLFILGMVFWAIQEQGSNVLNIYGIEHSDMKLNLLGWKTNFGETIFQSINPLFILLFAPVVSLIWQKLGKRQPSLPIKFVIGAGLAGISYILIGLIGTIYGSAHFSVNWVILSYIICVVGELCLSPTGNSAAVKLAPKAFNAQMMSLWLLTNASAQAFNGTLVKLIDPLGQTNYFIFLGTTVIVITLVILAFSPKIVKAMRGIR
- a CDS encoding diacylglycerol kinase family protein, which codes for MTKKYNHGVLFYHEHSGLKDIYQGLGEVTKSLSSMCKHFSIQLSENEGDIKGYCESIKNGQYGNDIDVLFILGGDGTVNELINGVMENDLDLPIGIIPGGTFNDFTKTLNLNPNHTLASQQLLSSHIQTYDVMKINDMYALNFVGLGLIVQNAENVQDGSKDIFGKLSYIGSTVKTLMDPSKFDFTLTIDGEEKTGNTSMILIANGPNIGGSRIPLTDLSPQDGQLNTFIFDDQSFSILNDIFKKRDSMNWNEITQGIDHVSGKQIKLTTDPNMKIDIDGEIALETPINVEVLPDAIKLLTFPDQNNNQ
- a CDS encoding 5'(3')-deoxyribonucleotidase, with translation MSRKKIAIDMDEVLADTLGAIIDGVNERANLGITVESLNGQKLKHVIPEHDGLVTEILREPGFFRHLKVMPNAQEVVEKLNEHYDVYIATAAMDVPTSFHDKYEWLLEHFPFLDPQHFVFCGRKNIINADYLIDDNPRQLAIFEGESIMYTAVHNMNHHDYKRVNGWKDVEALFLNDK